A window of the Borrelia parkeri genome harbors these coding sequences:
- a CDS encoding plasmid maintenance protein: protein MESIKKITNKHQHKLIVLVSTLDYVNLNLKKYTQSNILYYFNNNMKKNDQKPIKLKTLQSYLYKLEKEFKVTINYHRHLGVNMGTEVHYKLKYSKKECHHIINKHFRDKKEERYKKRVSAYIEKTCIKNSSVEKWECFNNSYNNKEEDKNIKYIERLQVEKYARKCKFKSNAFFSILNLEAKKDFKIQSFKAIKIAENYSYEKTNSIKPNNSRLKNKQKELSKILDEIKANLKNEGYDSKQLKIQIQNVYEQYKNKPHFIIERDKYIDLKKIIGKLKEIVECDNKNVKENERDIRNNVFSILLDQLRDKLNTSVLVPILKNYLSKQNKLEYNKVFSNHYYCELLELMENNKDYLKSGESKKVTS from the coding sequence ATGGAGAGCATAAAAAAAATTACCAACAAACACCAACACAAATTAATAGTTTTAGTATCTACATTAGATTACGTGAACTTGAACCTTAAAAAATACACTCAAAGCAACATACTTTATTACTTTAATAACAATATGAAAAAAAATGACCAAAAACCTATCAAACTTAAAACTCTACAAAGTTATCTATATAAATTAGAAAAAGAATTTAAAGTGACAATTAATTATCACAGACATTTGGGAGTTAATATGGGAACTGAAGTTCATTATAAACTTAAATACTCTAAAAAAGAATGTCATCACATAATCAATAAACACTTTAGAGATAAAAAAGAAGAAAGATACAAAAAACGTGTCAGTGCATATATTGAAAAGACTTGCATTAAAAATAGTAGTGTAGAAAAATGGGAGTGTTTTAATAATTCTTATAATAATAAAGAAGAAGATAAAAACATAAAATACATAGAAAGATTACAAGTAGAAAAATACGCTAGGAAATGCAAATTTAAATCAAATGCTTTCTTTTCTATTTTGAATTTAGAAGCGAAAAAAGATTTTAAAATTCAATCATTTAAAGCCATTAAAATAGCTGAAAATTATAGTTACGAAAAAACAAATAGCATTAAACCAAATAACAGTAGGCTTAAGAATAAACAAAAAGAATTAAGTAAGATATTAGATGAGATAAAAGCTAATCTAAAGAATGAGGGATATGACAGCAAACAATTAAAGATCCAAATACAAAACGTGTATGAACAATATAAAAACAAACCCCACTTTATCATAGAAAGAGATAAATACATCGATTTAAAGAAGATAATAGGGAAACTTAAAGAAATAGTTGAATGTGATAATAAAAACGTGAAAGAAAATGAAAGAGACATTAGGAATAACGTATTTAGCATACTTCTTGATCAGTTAAGAGACAAATTGAACACATCGGTTTTGGTACCAATATTAAAGAATTATTTAAGCAAACAGAACAAATTAGAATATAACAAGGTATTTAGTAACCATTACTACTGTGAACTTTTAGAGTTAATGGAAAATAATAAAGATTATTTAAAATCAGGGGAATCTAAAAAAGTTACAAGTTAA
- a CDS encoding DUF226 domain-containing protein gives MESVLERLKEKKLEIKDKRDKPIFIKIENKNSKTLYHTKIMMDLFSFGINKNQQYKFFIAFRGLFNREKIEFFSLFALRDDDKFLGIYYGCRKPIKNVVRRYEENGVMKASTFSKVYYIEFRFKKGSVFCYLRGISYLLRKDKTDTKYYKSLIEKLTNLEQLVYEFYSKKLSDGGLINKWIEKKQE, from the coding sequence ATGGAAAGTGTGTTAGAACGCCTTAAAGAAAAAAAGTTAGAAATTAAGGATAAGAGAGATAAACCTATCTTTATCAAGATAGAAAATAAAAATAGCAAAACTTTATATCATACAAAAATTATGATGGATTTATTTTCATTTGGCATTAATAAAAATCAACAGTACAAATTTTTTATTGCATTTAGAGGATTATTTAATAGAGAAAAGATAGAATTTTTCAGTTTGTTTGCTTTGAGAGATGATGATAAATTCTTGGGTATTTATTATGGTTGTAGAAAACCAATAAAGAATGTAGTTAGAAGATATGAAGAAAATGGTGTCATGAAGGCATCTACATTTTCAAAAGTTTATTACATAGAATTTAGATTTAAGAAGGGTAGTGTTTTTTGCTATTTAAGAGGAATTTCTTACTTACTTAGAAAAGATAAAACAGATACAAAATATTACAAATCTTTAATTGAAAAACTCACAAACTTAGAGCAACTAGTATATGAATTTTACAGTAAAAAGCTATCAGATGGAGGTCTTATAAACAAATGGATAGAAAAAAAGCAAGAGTAA